Proteins found in one Coriobacteriia bacterium genomic segment:
- a CDS encoding DUF1801 domain-containing protein, translating to MPARSELIDDMIAKTPGWRGETLARLREVIHVADPDITEDVKWMRPANPIGSAVFEHNGIVCVGVILKERVRLGFWEGASLPDPHGLYNAQLEGNKSRAIDYYEGDDLRERALTSLIRAGVEHNLAKVKPHKGQ from the coding sequence ATGCCCGCTCGAAGCGAACTGATCGACGACATGATCGCGAAGACTCCGGGCTGGCGCGGGGAGACTCTCGCCAGGTTGCGCGAGGTCATCCACGTCGCGGATCCTGACATCACCGAGGATGTGAAGTGGATGAGGCCCGCCAACCCGATCGGCTCGGCCGTCTTCGAGCACAACGGGATCGTCTGCGTCGGGGTCATCCTGAAGGAGCGCGTCCGATTGGGCTTCTGGGAGGGCGCGAGTCTCCCTGATCCGCACGGGCTGTACAACGCGCAGCTCGAAGGCAACAAGTCGCGGGCTATCGACTACTACGAGGGGGACGATCTGCGGGAGCGCGCGCTGACGTCTTTGATCCGCGCAGGTGTCGAGCACAATCTGGCCAAGGTGAAGCCCCACAAGGGGCAGTAG
- the arr gene encoding NAD(+)--rifampin ADP-ribosyltransferase: MAAIEDVSLQRFYHGTRADLKPGDLIEAGRTSNYGKRNTTTYVYLTATLDAATWGAELALGEGPGRIYIVEPTGPIEDDPNLTDKKFPGNPTKSYRSREPLRVTGEITDWQGHSPETIQAMKDSIKGLEPIDD; the protein is encoded by the coding sequence GTGGCAGCCATAGAGGACGTGAGTTTGCAGCGGTTCTACCACGGTACACGGGCTGACCTGAAACCCGGAGACCTGATCGAGGCTGGCCGCACTTCCAACTACGGGAAGAGGAACACGACCACCTACGTCTACCTGACCGCCACCCTGGACGCGGCGACCTGGGGGGCAGAGCTGGCACTCGGCGAAGGTCCCGGCAGAATCTACATTGTGGAACCGACCGGTCCGATTGAGGATGACCCCAATCTGACGGACAAGAAGTTCCCGGGCAATCCGACCAAGTCATACCGGTCCCGTGAGCCGCTGCGGGTTACGGGTGAGATCACCGATTGGCAGGGGCACTCCCCCGAGACGATCCAGGCCATGAAGGACAGCATCAAGGGTCTCGAGCCAATCGACGACTGA